From one Butyricimonas faecihominis genomic stretch:
- a CDS encoding alkaline phosphatase, which produces MMKIIVWFSVLMMVFFGYSCTSGKGDGIRYIFFLIGDGMGNGQVTGTQFYRAELDGRIGLDSLSFTGFPVVNMMSTYSAFNAITCSAAAGTALATGTRTSNGTIGKDAIHSKDVYSIAVKAKEKGLSVGITTSVSIDHATPAVFYAHQSSRSMYYEIAMDAVKAGFDLYAGSGFLQTRSMTDSTAPDVYRSFEDAGYTIARGYDDFNRKREKATKMVFVQETGASPFSLPYAIDRKPGNLTLSEITRGAIDYLFQKSNKGFFLMVEGGKIDWACHNNDGATMVNEVMDFSDAVEVVLEFYHQHPDETLVIVTADHETGGVGLGTRGYDLNLKLLSYQQNSLDVLSERLVSLREKRGGKVRWEEVKTVLSEELGFWNEIEITKEEEDVLKSEFECSYLQAGAALRGLYAVVEPLAKQAVQLLNNKAGIGWTTPEHTGTRVPVYAIGAGAWRFDGSPLNNTDIPRIIAESAGWD; this is translated from the coding sequence ATGATGAAAATAATCGTGTGGTTCAGTGTTTTAATGATGGTATTTTTCGGGTATTCCTGTACTTCCGGCAAGGGAGATGGAATACGTTACATATTTTTCTTGATTGGAGACGGGATGGGGAACGGGCAAGTGACCGGAACTCAGTTTTACCGGGCAGAACTGGATGGACGGATCGGTTTGGATTCGTTATCTTTTACCGGATTTCCAGTAGTAAACATGATGTCCACGTACTCGGCATTTAATGCGATTACTTGTTCTGCTGCGGCGGGAACAGCTTTAGCTACCGGAACCCGCACTTCAAACGGAACTATCGGTAAGGATGCTATTCACTCGAAAGACGTGTATAGTATTGCCGTAAAAGCGAAGGAAAAAGGTTTGAGCGTGGGTATTACAACTAGCGTGAGTATCGATCATGCGACGCCCGCCGTATTTTATGCTCATCAGTCTAGCCGGAGCATGTACTACGAGATCGCTATGGATGCCGTTAAGGCGGGATTTGACCTTTATGCGGGAAGTGGTTTTTTACAGACTCGTTCAATGACGGATTCAACAGCCCCGGACGTGTATCGTAGTTTCGAGGATGCGGGATACACGATTGCCAGGGGATATGACGATTTTAATCGTAAACGGGAAAAAGCAACTAAAATGGTTTTCGTGCAGGAAACAGGGGCGAGTCCATTCAGTTTGCCTTATGCGATCGACCGGAAACCGGGGAATTTAACGTTGTCTGAAATAACCCGGGGAGCAATAGATTATCTTTTTCAAAAATCAAATAAAGGTTTTTTTCTGATGGTAGAAGGTGGTAAAATAGACTGGGCCTGCCATAACAACGATGGGGCGACAATGGTGAATGAGGTGATGGATTTCTCGGATGCAGTGGAAGTTGTCTTGGAATTTTACCACCAACATCCGGACGAAACGCTGGTTATCGTGACTGCCGATCATGAGACCGGAGGTGTGGGGCTTGGCACGCGAGGATATGATTTGAATCTGAAACTTTTATCTTACCAGCAAAATTCTTTGGATGTGCTGTCCGAGCGCTTGGTTTCCTTGCGGGAAAAACGGGGAGGTAAAGTCCGATGGGAAGAAGTGAAAACTGTATTGTCTGAAGAACTGGGTTTTTGGAATGAAATAGAGATCACGAAAGAGGAAGAAGACGTCCTGAAATCAGAGTTTGAATGTTCTTATCTACAAGCAGGGGCTGCTCTAAGGGGATTGTATGCTGTTGTGGAACCTTTGGCCAAACAGGCAGTCCAACTGTTAAACAACAAAGCCGGGATAGGATGGACAACCCCTGAGCATACGGGAACACGGGTGCCTGTATACGCTATCGGAGCCGGGGCATGGCGTTTTGATGGAAGTCCGTTAAACAACACGGATATTCCCCGGATAATAGCGGAATCTGCCGGTTGGGATTGA
- a CDS encoding GNAT family N-acetyltransferase, with the protein MKFVFRKATKKDIPTLGRMMREVWEAMEQKEWFAQYDAEKYITDLFNTRKGDVWQATDPITRQVAGIFIATYPGRGNENLGYDIGLSDPELSLVAHMDTIVVHPLYRGQGLQQKLTALAEQDLCSQGFRYFMCTVHPDNKYSKGNMEKQNYKVVKEALKYGGLPRLIFLKIVPQP; encoded by the coding sequence ATGAAATTTGTATTCAGGAAAGCCACAAAAAAGGATATTCCCACTCTCGGTCGGATGATGCGGGAGGTTTGGGAGGCCATGGAGCAGAAGGAATGGTTTGCCCAGTATGATGCAGAGAAATATATCACGGATTTATTCAATACACGCAAAGGAGATGTCTGGCAAGCAACAGACCCGATAACCCGACAAGTAGCAGGCATTTTCATCGCGACGTACCCGGGACGTGGGAACGAGAATTTGGGATACGACATCGGGTTGTCCGACCCGGAACTTTCACTCGTTGCCCACATGGACACAATTGTCGTACATCCTCTCTACCGGGGCCAAGGCTTGCAACAGAAACTGACTGCATTAGCGGAACAGGATTTATGCTCCCAAGGATTTCGGTATTTCATGTGTACGGTTCACCCGGACAATAAATATTCAAAGGGCAACATGGAAAAACAGAATTATAAAGTCGTGAAAGAGGCGCTCAAATATGGTGGTTTACCGCGACTTATATTTCTAAAGATCGTACCTCAACCATGA
- the bla gene encoding class A beta-lactamase, subclass A2, whose translation MIHANITPQKLFFILSLLVLPVVIKAEQQGLEEQLRKVIANKKAQIGIAVIINGKDTITINNDERYPMMSVFKLHQALAVADYCEKKGLSFDTPIYIRKADLKTDTYSPLRDLYPNGEISLPIKKLLEYTLHLSDNNACDILFQQTGGTEATDHYIRSNLGMRHFAIKATEDEMHQDKNKCYQNWSTPLETARIIELLLNVRLFDDEYQGFIKTTMMSCETGKDRLARPLQGNKAIIGHKTGTGDRNDKGQIIGMNDVGFVYLPDGQSYTIAVFIKDSEESEAATARIIADISKTVYRHVTNNSHE comes from the coding sequence ATGATACACGCTAATATAACACCCCAGAAACTATTTTTTATTCTCTCTTTGCTCGTGTTACCGGTTGTAATCAAGGCTGAACAACAGGGCTTGGAGGAACAATTACGAAAAGTCATCGCAAATAAAAAAGCACAAATTGGTATTGCCGTGATCATTAACGGTAAAGACACGATCACGATTAATAATGACGAGCGTTACCCGATGATGAGCGTGTTCAAGTTGCATCAGGCTTTAGCAGTTGCCGATTATTGCGAGAAGAAGGGTTTGTCTTTCGATACACCTATTTATATTCGTAAGGCTGATCTGAAAACGGACACGTACAGTCCACTCCGGGACCTGTATCCAAACGGAGAAATTTCTCTCCCGATAAAAAAATTACTAGAGTATACCCTGCATTTAAGCGATAATAATGCCTGTGATATTCTTTTCCAGCAAACCGGAGGCACGGAGGCTACGGATCACTACATCCGCTCCAATTTGGGCATGAGACATTTTGCGATCAAGGCCACCGAAGACGAGATGCACCAAGATAAAAACAAATGCTACCAGAATTGGAGTACCCCACTTGAAACGGCAAGAATAATTGAATTACTGTTGAACGTGCGGCTATTCGATGACGAATACCAAGGATTTATCAAAACGACCATGATGTCCTGCGAAACGGGAAAAGATCGGTTAGCCCGCCCTCTGCAAGGAAACAAAGCAATCATCGGTCATAAAACCGGGACCGGTGACCGGAATGACAAAGGACAAATTATCGGGATGAACGATGTCGGGTTCGTGTACTTACCCGATGGCCAAAGCTACACGATCGCTGTCTTTATAAAGGATTCAGAAGAAAGCGAGGCCGCAACAGCCCGAATTATCGCAGATATTTCAAAAACGGTATATCGACACGTTACGAATAACAGTCACGAATAA
- a CDS encoding RNA polymerase sigma-70 factor codes for MDRGRVSYMRIMIGNDLNSDSFESLFKSHFGDLVGFVCSYVNDEEVAKDIVHDVFLVVLKNQKKLDTSYSLKSYLFTLSKNYALNYLKHLRVVAMNEREVVEALQNADEELDDYEQRMARLNEKLDELPEKQREVLMKCFVEGQTYKDVADGMGISVNSVKTHISRGLKFLRNELKEEMVMLFLLKRERV; via the coding sequence ATGGATAGAGGTCGTGTTAGTTATATGCGTATCATGATAGGAAATGACTTAAATAGTGATTCTTTTGAAAGTTTATTCAAATCCCATTTCGGGGATTTGGTGGGATTCGTATGTAGCTACGTGAATGACGAAGAGGTGGCTAAGGACATCGTGCATGATGTGTTCCTCGTGGTGTTGAAGAATCAAAAAAAATTGGATACTTCTTATTCTTTGAAGTCCTACCTGTTCACCTTATCCAAGAATTATGCTTTGAATTACTTGAAACATTTGCGTGTTGTGGCTATGAACGAGCGGGAAGTTGTCGAGGCGTTGCAGAATGCTGATGAGGAACTGGATGATTATGAACAACGTATGGCCCGCTTGAACGAAAAGCTCGACGAATTGCCTGAAAAACAACGGGAAGTGCTGATGAAATGTTTTGTTGAAGGTCAAACATACAAGGACGTGGCTGACGGGATGGGAATTAGTGTGAATTCGGTAAAGACTCATATTTCACGAGGGTTGAAATTCCTGAGAAACGAGTTGAAGGAGGAAATGGTGATGTTATTCCTGCTGAAACGGGAACGAGTATAA
- a CDS encoding TlpA family protein disulfide reductase: protein MMKLIVCIVLTLTLSNVFGQESNNGKKLWADSFLNKKAPEFVVEEWISQQPKLKGKFILIDFWATWCGPCRKAIPELNEFAKKFGKKLVVIGISDETAAKVKEMKEPNIEYYSAVDTKGVMKKALGVKGIPHVILIDPKGIVRWEGFPLLQGHELTAEVIEKIMKKYK, encoded by the coding sequence ATGATGAAGTTAATTGTATGTATCGTTCTGACGTTGACCTTGTCAAACGTCTTTGGACAAGAGTCCAATAATGGAAAAAAATTGTGGGCAGATTCTTTTCTAAATAAGAAAGCCCCGGAATTTGTGGTGGAAGAGTGGATTTCTCAACAACCGAAATTGAAGGGAAAATTCATTTTGATTGACTTTTGGGCAACATGGTGTGGCCCGTGCCGGAAGGCGATACCCGAATTAAACGAGTTTGCTAAAAAGTTCGGGAAAAAGTTGGTTGTTATCGGAATCTCTGATGAAACTGCGGCTAAAGTAAAAGAGATGAAAGAGCCGAATATCGAATATTACAGTGCGGTAGATACCAAAGGTGTGATGAAAAAAGCACTTGGGGTAAAGGGGATTCCTCACGTGATTTTGATTGATCCGAAAGGCATTGTTCGTTGGGAAGGTTTTCCCTTATTACAAGGACATGAGTTAACGGCTGAGGTTATCGAGAAAATAATGAAGAAATATAAGTAG
- a CDS encoding FecR family protein: protein MSYKDDDIEFANRLLTRREELNDEEVTAWLKEKNHVELLDEIAAIRQKLSGQSYGENGEEEFLHLEKSIYDQKSRRMTLRWSIAASIILLVGLFVGRTINGVRDMHEEQELAKNVMQPGTSKAILMMADGKEVVLEQGQNLNILLNERVRVATSNRGIVYEEHGKGVVTEEYNKLTTPIGGEYSLVLSDGTKVFLNADSELKYPVEFSDGKRIVDLKGEAYFEVHKDSLRPFVVRVNGAEVTVLGTSFNVNTYGDDGQIYTTLVNGAVRVSSVKNGQAEVLKPGMQSVMDVQSGQLTVREVDVEPYVAWREGRFVFRAMTLDLIMRQLQRWYDFEVFYQNPELKDYEFRGVIKRDMDLDKVLSVIKVTTNVDFEVKGKVITIIKR, encoded by the coding sequence ATGAGTTATAAGGATGACGATATAGAATTTGCCAATAGGTTACTTACTCGGCGGGAGGAGTTGAATGACGAGGAGGTGACTGCATGGTTGAAAGAGAAAAATCATGTTGAGCTATTGGACGAGATTGCGGCGATCCGGCAAAAGTTGTCCGGACAAAGCTATGGAGAGAATGGTGAAGAAGAATTCCTGCATTTGGAGAAGAGTATTTATGATCAGAAGAGTCGCCGGATGACTTTGCGCTGGTCGATTGCCGCCTCGATTATTTTGTTGGTCGGTTTATTCGTGGGGCGTACGATAAACGGGGTTCGGGATATGCATGAGGAACAAGAGTTGGCAAAGAATGTGATGCAACCCGGAACGTCAAAGGCTATTTTAATGATGGCTGACGGGAAAGAGGTGGTGTTGGAACAAGGGCAGAATTTGAATATTTTGTTGAATGAACGAGTACGGGTGGCTACCAGCAATCGGGGAATCGTGTACGAGGAACATGGGAAAGGGGTGGTGACAGAAGAGTATAATAAGTTGACAACGCCTATCGGGGGAGAGTATTCATTGGTATTATCGGATGGTACCAAGGTATTTTTGAACGCGGATTCCGAATTAAAATATCCGGTAGAATTCAGTGATGGGAAACGAATCGTTGATTTGAAAGGTGAGGCCTATTTCGAGGTTCACAAAGATAGTTTGCGTCCTTTTGTTGTTCGGGTGAACGGGGCGGAAGTGACTGTTCTGGGAACATCGTTTAACGTGAACACTTACGGGGATGACGGGCAGATCTACACGACGCTGGTGAACGGGGCGGTCCGGGTGTCTTCCGTGAAGAACGGGCAGGCAGAGGTGCTGAAACCGGGAATGCAGAGCGTGATGGACGTGCAGTCGGGACAATTGACGGTGAGAGAGGTGGACGTGGAGCCTTACGTGGCATGGAGGGAAGGGCGGTTCGTGTTCCGGGCGATGACGCTGGATTTGATCATGCGCCAGTTGCAGCGCTGGTATGATTTCGAGGTGTTCTACCAGAATCCGGAATTGAAAGACTACGAGTTCCGGGGCGTGATCAAAAGGGATATGGATCTGGATAAAGTGTTGTCCGTGATCAAGGTAACGACAAATGTTGATTTCGAGGTAAAAGGAAAAGTGATAACTATTATAAAACGTTAG
- a CDS encoding SusC/RagA family TonB-linked outer membrane protein has translation MKKKRSMCMNCTFRELFNLLRVMKIVILFMLIGLTHLSAEVRSQNASVSLKLKDATIEQVILEVEKQLKQDFFFSKKEVDVTRKISVNLNQATLDELVRVIFGESFGYRLVDNLIVITPKAVVAKEEEKTILMKGQVVDKGGAPLPGVTVLIEGTTVGCATDIDGKFSLPLPKELKDVVVVFRFVGMETQKVKLADIKDKEILAGKKDLKVVMEEQTENLEDVVVTGIFTRKKEGFTGSATRVSRDEIKRMTSGNVLKALEMLDPGFRMNASNLAGSNPNAIPDFQMRGQASMGNYQSDDVVVLRGDVNTRPNQPLFVLDGVIGVDATTIMDLDPEQVESITLLKDAAATVIYGSEAANGVVVVETRAPLPGKLRFTYNGNYELEWPDLSVYDMMNAKEKLEIEELAGYYDEKDNLGLMNYYNNLRQEVMRGVNTYWLAEPVKTAFSHRHGLTVEGGDHTLRYKIYLGAKWAPGIMKETDLNTKTGKIDLNYRNNKILINNQLTVDYSNGTRVSPYGSFQDYTKINPYYRKTDEHGNIKQVLDDHSIGDNYEFVAYYGTPTLNPLWNAQFDSKNESRNFELREALKVEYLPLENFRLSLDFTLTRKDGTVEVFNSAQHNDFFLEEDPAKKGLYEWTKTEGTQYRLSLSGAYTKGLGDHLLTAYLRYSVNENSTKSTTLSMKGFPNDKLSEVYMGTEYKNTSGSESVARSLAFVMTLNYAYKQRYAFDYSMSVNASSEFGKNNRYAPFWSAGVRWNAEKEPFINNLGIFDELVVRGTYGITGSQGFTPYQSLQMYTYSNLMKTYKSSDVVGTEIYGLGNPDLKWQQTENYNASLDFTMFNNILSARFEYYEKYTKNTLLDYTMAPSVGFPTMKENLGRISNKGYEVTLRLMPYSDPARQAYWNVIFTGSHNKSRIEEISNALKVMNEKQMEIADEVEDPYVTGLEDKRKKRPLPRYENGYSQTTIWAVRSMGIDPQSGREVFLTRDGQLTNEYSAIDQVPVGDTEPKFQGSVSTTFTYKGFSLTLAGQYHWGGQTFNQTLIDKVENANLRMNADRRALYSRWKNPGDQVFFKAIDGNIAKMDTKESSRFVMDDNEFYFSTINLSYRLDGQKCDWLKRVGISAATIGVYMEDICRFSSIKMERGIDYPFSRQVSMSLNVTF, from the coding sequence ATGAAAAAAAAACGAAGTATGTGCATGAATTGCACATTCAGGGAACTTTTTAACCTATTGCGAGTGATGAAAATTGTGATTTTATTTATGCTGATAGGGCTGACGCACCTTTCGGCAGAGGTTCGCAGCCAGAATGCATCGGTTAGTCTGAAGCTGAAAGATGCTACGATTGAACAAGTGATTCTGGAGGTCGAAAAACAGTTAAAACAGGATTTCTTTTTTAGTAAGAAAGAGGTGGATGTGACAAGAAAGATTTCCGTGAATTTGAACCAAGCAACGCTGGACGAGCTGGTACGAGTGATTTTTGGAGAGAGTTTCGGTTATCGGTTGGTTGACAATCTGATCGTGATTACCCCGAAAGCGGTTGTAGCCAAGGAGGAAGAGAAAACGATTCTGATGAAAGGGCAGGTGGTGGATAAAGGTGGGGCCCCTCTACCCGGGGTAACCGTTCTTATCGAGGGGACAACGGTGGGATGTGCCACGGATATTGATGGGAAGTTTAGTCTTCCTTTGCCTAAAGAGCTGAAGGATGTGGTGGTTGTTTTCCGTTTTGTCGGAATGGAGACGCAAAAGGTGAAACTGGCTGATATTAAGGATAAAGAGATTCTAGCTGGTAAGAAGGATTTGAAGGTTGTGATGGAGGAACAAACTGAAAATCTGGAAGACGTGGTGGTGACGGGTATCTTTACTCGTAAGAAAGAAGGGTTTACGGGATCAGCAACACGGGTTTCTAGGGATGAGATTAAACGAATGACTTCCGGTAATGTCTTGAAGGCGTTAGAGATGTTAGATCCCGGTTTTAGGATGAATGCGAGTAATCTGGCCGGTTCGAATCCAAATGCAATACCGGATTTTCAAATGCGAGGACAAGCTAGCATGGGTAATTACCAGAGTGATGACGTGGTTGTGTTGCGTGGAGATGTAAATACTCGTCCGAATCAACCGTTGTTCGTGTTGGATGGAGTGATTGGCGTGGATGCAACTACGATCATGGATCTTGATCCGGAACAAGTGGAATCAATTACATTGTTGAAGGATGCGGCAGCGACGGTTATTTATGGTTCAGAGGCTGCCAATGGAGTGGTAGTCGTGGAAACAAGAGCCCCGCTACCGGGAAAACTACGTTTCACGTATAATGGTAATTACGAACTGGAATGGCCGGATTTGAGTGTTTATGACATGATGAATGCGAAAGAGAAGCTGGAAATAGAGGAGTTGGCGGGGTATTATGATGAAAAGGATAATTTGGGGTTGATGAATTATTATAATAATCTTCGCCAAGAGGTGATGCGGGGTGTGAATACCTATTGGTTGGCAGAACCAGTGAAGACAGCCTTTTCTCATAGACATGGCTTGACCGTGGAGGGGGGAGACCATACGTTGCGTTATAAAATTTATCTGGGAGCCAAATGGGCACCCGGTATTATGAAAGAAACGGATTTAAATACTAAAACAGGAAAGATTGATTTGAATTACCGGAATAATAAAATTTTGATTAATAATCAATTGACTGTGGATTATTCAAATGGTACTAGGGTTTCTCCTTATGGAAGTTTTCAAGATTACACGAAAATAAATCCTTATTATCGTAAGACTGATGAGCATGGAAATATTAAGCAAGTATTGGATGATCATAGTATTGGTGATAATTATGAATTTGTTGCTTATTATGGTACGCCAACTTTAAATCCTTTGTGGAATGCACAGTTTGATTCAAAGAATGAAAGCCGGAATTTTGAACTTCGGGAGGCTTTAAAAGTGGAGTACTTACCGCTTGAGAATTTCCGTTTAAGTTTGGATTTTACGCTAACCCGGAAGGATGGAACGGTAGAGGTGTTTAACTCTGCCCAGCATAATGATTTCTTTCTTGAGGAAGACCCGGCTAAAAAAGGATTGTATGAATGGACTAAAACAGAGGGAACTCAATATAGATTAAGTTTGTCTGGAGCGTATACTAAAGGGTTGGGTGATCATTTGTTGACAGCTTATTTGCGATATAGTGTGAATGAAAATTCTACAAAATCGACTACATTGTCCATGAAGGGATTTCCGAATGATAAGTTGAGTGAAGTGTACATGGGAACGGAATACAAGAACACATCAGGAAGCGAGAGTGTTGCTAGATCTTTAGCTTTCGTGATGACCTTGAATTATGCTTATAAACAACGTTATGCTTTTGATTATAGTATGAGTGTCAATGCATCTTCTGAGTTTGGGAAAAATAACCGTTATGCCCCGTTCTGGTCTGCCGGAGTACGTTGGAATGCGGAAAAGGAACCTTTTATTAATAACTTAGGTATTTTTGATGAATTGGTGGTGAGGGGAACTTACGGTATTACGGGGTCTCAAGGGTTTACTCCTTATCAATCTCTACAGATGTACACGTATTCTAATTTGATGAAAACTTACAAGAGTTCGGATGTGGTGGGGACGGAGATATACGGTTTGGGAAATCCGGATTTAAAATGGCAACAGACAGAAAATTATAATGCATCATTGGATTTTACCATGTTTAATAATATTCTGAGTGCAAGATTCGAGTACTACGAGAAATATACGAAAAATACGTTGTTGGATTACACGATGGCTCCGTCTGTCGGATTTCCAACAATGAAAGAGAATCTGGGAAGAATTTCTAATAAGGGATACGAGGTGACATTACGTTTAATGCCATATAGTGATCCTGCAAGACAAGCTTATTGGAACGTGATTTTTACCGGTTCTCATAATAAATCACGGATAGAGGAAATTTCTAATGCTTTGAAAGTGATGAACGAGAAACAAATGGAAATTGCGGATGAGGTTGAAGACCCGTATGTTACCGGTTTAGAAGATAAACGTAAAAAACGTCCCTTACCCCGTTATGAGAACGGTTATTCTCAAACTACGATTTGGGCAGTTCGCTCGATGGGTATAGATCCTCAATCCGGTAGGGAGGTATTTTTGACTAGAGACGGTCAACTGACAAATGAATATTCTGCAATCGATCAAGTCCCGGTTGGAGATACTGAGCCTAAATTTCAGGGTTCTGTTTCAACGACATTTACCTATAAAGGGTTTAGTTTAACGCTTGCCGGCCAATATCATTGGGGTGGACAGACTTTTAACCAGACGCTGATAGATAAGGTGGAAAATGCTAACTTGCGAATGAATGCGGATCGGAGAGCTCTGTATAGCCGATGGAAAAATCCTGGAGATCAGGTGTTTTTTAAGGCAATAGATGGAAATATTGCTAAGATGGATACGAAGGAGAGTTCTCGTTTCGTGATGGATGATAATGAATTTTATTTTTCAACTATAAATTTATCTTATCGGTTGGATGGACAGAAATGTGATTGGCTTAAACGGGTAGGGATTAGTGCTGCGACAATTGGAGTGTATATGGAAGATATTTGTCGGTTCTCGTCGATTAAGATGGAACGAGGAATTGATTATCCTTTCTCTCGCCAAGTGTCCATGTCGTTGAATGTAACTTTTTAA
- a CDS encoding RagB/SusD family nutrient uptake outer membrane protein, with translation MKKYIVSICLGMFLFSSCSNWLDVKPKTTVEEEEVFSRELGFKEALTGAYIKMASTDLYAKNLSYGFLDILGQRYQINAVANYENPLWYTFPSTYTESYTEAIWSKMYNVIANLNNLLYYCDKNRDVFTTEHYYEIIKGEALGLRAFLHFDLLRMFGPIYKDNPTAKRIAYRTEFNQEPKEMQPSNVVVDSIIADLKRAEILLTNIDPLNFEFPKTEDGNSGTGKDGFLEYRHKRMNLYAVKAMLARVYLYAGNKTEAVNYANQVIDGKYFDLIGDATDVLRSKEIVFSVYVDKFDQQVTDITNGTSYLIVKESFLNEMFDVANDGTNDLRIREGVGFDYGTNGIKMRKYKQENLWASTEGTVVLIRLSEMYYILAECAATPGEAAEFLNKVRNIRGVDPVVCTEANRLDEIEKEYRKEFYGEGQLFFFYKRHAYTTFLHCPVNQMAESNYMFSWPDNETLFGKTN, from the coding sequence ATGAAAAAGTATATAGTTAGCATTTGTTTAGGAATGTTCTTGTTTTCCTCCTGTTCGAATTGGTTAGATGTAAAACCGAAAACGACGGTGGAAGAAGAAGAGGTTTTTAGCCGGGAATTAGGTTTTAAAGAAGCTTTAACCGGAGCGTATATAAAGATGGCGTCAACTGATTTGTATGCCAAAAATTTGAGTTATGGTTTCTTGGATATATTGGGACAACGTTACCAGATTAATGCAGTGGCAAATTATGAGAACCCCCTGTGGTATACATTCCCATCTACATACACGGAAAGTTACACGGAAGCGATTTGGTCGAAGATGTATAACGTGATCGCTAATTTGAATAATTTGTTGTATTACTGTGATAAAAACAGAGATGTGTTTACCACGGAGCATTATTACGAAATTATTAAAGGGGAGGCTTTGGGTTTGAGAGCGTTTTTGCATTTTGATTTGTTACGGATGTTCGGACCGATATATAAAGACAACCCAACTGCGAAACGAATTGCTTATCGGACGGAGTTTAATCAGGAACCGAAGGAGATGCAACCTTCTAACGTGGTGGTGGATAGTATTATTGCTGATTTGAAAAGAGCTGAAATTTTATTGACCAATATAGATCCGTTGAATTTTGAATTTCCAAAAACAGAAGATGGGAATAGTGGAACGGGAAAAGATGGCTTTTTGGAGTATCGTCACAAACGGATGAACTTGTATGCGGTGAAAGCGATGTTGGCGAGAGTCTACTTGTATGCAGGAAACAAGACCGAGGCGGTTAATTATGCGAATCAAGTTATTGACGGGAAATATTTCGATCTGATAGGGGATGCAACAGATGTTTTACGTTCAAAAGAGATCGTGTTCTCTGTTTACGTGGATAAGTTTGACCAACAAGTGACGGATATAACCAATGGTACTTCTTATTTGATTGTCAAGGAGAGTTTCTTGAATGAAATGTTTGATGTGGCTAATGATGGGACAAATGATTTGAGAATCAGAGAGGGAGTTGGATTTGATTACGGAACAAACGGAATCAAAATGCGGAAATATAAGCAAGAAAACTTGTGGGCATCCACGGAAGGAACCGTTGTTTTAATACGTTTATCTGAAATGTATTACATTTTGGCGGAATGTGCGGCAACTCCGGGTGAAGCGGCTGAGTTTTTGAATAAAGTACGAAATATACGCGGGGTAGATCCGGTTGTTTGTACGGAAGCTAACAGATTGGATGAGATTGAAAAAGAGTACCGCAAGGAATTTTACGGGGAGGGGCAATTGTTTTTCTTCTATAAGCGTCATGCTTACACGACATTTCTGCATTGCCCTGTGAACCAAATGGCTGAAAGTAATTATATGTTCTCTTGGCCGGATAATGAAACTTTATTTGGTAAAACAAATTAA
- a CDS encoding DUF4843 domain-containing protein gives MKNLAIILQVLITLFFFQSCEEYEMVQYGEGNEINFMADYYLGKDKKPYWVDETEYLHYETNFGINPRGDSLLLDTLLVGVKISGVPADHPRKVAFTTKKLGDNTLEIVCPEEYYVPADTGVAVFKVLIKRPEKRNTEYSAYLTFDYEKSDFKAGTAERQTFELRVENSVNLELWGSSQEEWDGYYAMFFGDYSETKARYLITKYGGTVLNEWTMTNQFYDVLYSNGFYMDFEEYKADPDNAPLIDENTGEWIEIPDISELL, from the coding sequence ATGAAAAATTTGGCAATTATATTACAGGTTTTAATCACGTTATTTTTTTTTCAGAGTTGTGAGGAATACGAGATGGTGCAATATGGAGAGGGAAACGAGATTAATTTTATGGCTGATTATTATTTAGGTAAAGATAAGAAACCGTATTGGGTGGATGAAACAGAATATTTGCATTATGAGACAAATTTTGGGATTAATCCTCGTGGAGATTCTTTGTTATTGGATACTCTTCTGGTAGGGGTTAAAATAAGTGGAGTTCCCGCAGATCATCCTCGAAAGGTTGCGTTTACCACGAAAAAGTTAGGCGATAATACATTGGAGATTGTATGTCCGGAGGAGTATTATGTCCCGGCAGACACGGGTGTTGCCGTGTTTAAAGTTTTGATAAAACGTCCGGAAAAACGAAATACGGAATATTCTGCCTATCTGACTTTTGATTACGAGAAATCGGATTTTAAAGCGGGGACTGCCGAAAGACAAACTTTTGAATTGAGGGTAGAAAATTCTGTTAATTTGGAATTGTGGGGATCTTCTCAAGAAGAATGGGATGGATATTACGCGATGTTTTTTGGAGATTATAGCGAGACGAAAGCTCGTTATTTGATCACGAAATACGGAGGTACGGTATTGAATGAATGGACTATGACGAATCAATTTTATGATGTTCTTTACTCGAATGGTTTCTACATGGATTTTGAAGAGTATAAAGCAGATCCTGATAATGCACCCTTGATAGATGAAAATACGGGTGAATGGATTGAGATTCCTGATATTTCAGAATTACTTTAA